One Bdellovibrio bacteriovorus str. Tiberius DNA segment encodes these proteins:
- a CDS encoding phosphatase PAP2 family protein, which yields MKSLVVAFLFAFSAAAQAEENTFSWLWHQELKPTITNSFDSGGQLILLVGTAATVTARQYDQTVYKNNLNPDKLIMDKDTADIGAYLGSGGPGIAIALAQLWLDPQNGLAHSMALALTAASHITMASVIGRERPSGRDYLSFPSGHASSSYATATSLAYAYGYKIGIPAFALATFVAASRVSENIHWTSDVVAGAALGIYWGRASALNTGKSDYNIVPVVGGGVVGLSFSREF from the coding sequence ATGAAAAGCCTTGTTGTCGCTTTCTTGTTCGCCTTTTCTGCGGCAGCTCAGGCTGAAGAAAATACTTTTTCGTGGCTTTGGCATCAGGAACTAAAACCCACCATCACAAATTCCTTCGACAGTGGGGGACAGCTGATTTTGCTGGTGGGCACGGCTGCCACGGTGACGGCACGCCAGTACGATCAAACGGTTTATAAAAACAATCTTAATCCCGACAAGCTGATCATGGATAAAGACACCGCCGATATCGGGGCGTATCTGGGAAGTGGTGGCCCGGGGATCGCCATTGCGCTAGCGCAACTGTGGCTGGATCCGCAAAATGGCCTGGCTCATAGCATGGCTCTGGCCCTCACAGCGGCCAGTCACATCACCATGGCCTCTGTCATAGGCCGCGAACGCCCCAGCGGACGAGATTATCTGTCGTTCCCGTCGGGGCACGCATCCTCTTCCTATGCCACGGCCACATCGCTGGCCTACGCGTACGGCTACAAGATCGGCATTCCGGCCTTTGCCTTGGCAACCTTCGTGGCTGCTTCCCGGGTCAGTGAAAACATCCATTGGACCAGCGATGTGGTGGCGGGTGCCGCCTTGGGCATTTATTGGGGCCGCGCCAGCGCCCTGAACACCGGAAAGAGCGACTATAATATAGTCCCCGTCGTCGGGGGCGGAGTCGTGGGTCTCAGCTTCAGTCGCGAGTTTTAG
- a CDS encoding DUF3943 domain-containing protein, with protein sequence MKALVTVLLTLLFAAQGIAADTSTPPARTAGEYALNFGAVYVAQWSVYLITQEKTVADHGSWDNFTSYPFKPEFDKDSFDYNIFKHALAGQYYYLFYRYRGYTETEAFVWTFLSSLAFEFAVETYTEPPSIQDIYQTPVFGTLVGMGFERLSHHLRGQDSAWMRALGYALNPFTLLPNYPQELAAMPNVGTDSLGLNVSWRY encoded by the coding sequence ATGAAAGCCCTCGTTACCGTCCTTTTAACCCTTCTATTTGCCGCACAAGGAATTGCGGCAGACACGTCAACACCACCAGCACGCACGGCAGGTGAGTACGCTCTGAATTTCGGTGCCGTCTATGTGGCACAGTGGAGCGTGTATCTGATCACGCAGGAAAAGACCGTCGCCGATCACGGTTCCTGGGACAATTTCACCAGCTATCCGTTCAAGCCTGAATTTGATAAAGACAGCTTTGACTACAACATCTTCAAACACGCCTTGGCCGGGCAGTATTATTATCTTTTCTATCGCTATCGTGGTTATACCGAAACTGAAGCCTTTGTCTGGACATTCCTTTCTTCGCTGGCTTTCGAGTTTGCGGTGGAAACCTACACCGAGCCTCCAAGCATTCAGGATATCTATCAGACGCCGGTCTTTGGAACTCTTGTGGGGATGGGCTTTGAACGCTTAAGCCATCATCTGCGCGGGCAGGATTCGGCGTGGATGCGCGCTTTGGGCTACGCTCTGAATCCTTTCACCTTGTTGCCAAACTATCCGCAGGAACTGGCGGCGATGCCAAATGTGGGAACGGACTCCCTGGGACTGAATGTGTCCTGGAGGTATTGA
- a CDS encoding phosphatase PAP2 family protein, producing the protein MWEQIDHQIFLFINSTTANPLFDVFFPWWTDFQKSPWFLFMVLPTILFWLFTRTRVKGVLVVVSATLVASVADVLSGDLIKPLFQRARPFRSDIADLVMLRGPQQGGFSFPSSHAVDAFALVAFIAVFYPKARIPLLALASLTAYSRVYCGVHFPADVAVGALLGGLLGAVLALIAKQILMKWQRGPS; encoded by the coding sequence ATGTGGGAACAAATCGATCATCAGATATTTTTATTCATCAACAGCACTACTGCCAATCCGCTGTTTGATGTGTTTTTTCCATGGTGGACGGACTTTCAGAAATCCCCGTGGTTCCTGTTTATGGTGCTGCCGACTATTCTATTCTGGTTGTTCACGCGAACCCGCGTGAAAGGTGTGTTGGTCGTGGTTTCGGCCACGCTGGTGGCAAGTGTTGCTGATGTCCTTTCCGGAGATCTGATCAAACCCCTGTTTCAACGGGCAAGGCCGTTTCGCTCTGATATCGCCGATCTGGTGATGCTACGCGGGCCACAGCAGGGTGGGTTTTCTTTCCCTTCCAGTCACGCCGTGGATGCCTTTGCATTGGTTGCTTTCATTGCAGTGTTTTATCCCAAAGCAAGAATCCCTCTGCTGGCACTGGCGTCGTTAACAGCTTATTCCCGCGTGTATTGTGGGGTGCACTTCCCGGCAGACGTTGCCGTCGGGGCGCTTCTTGGCGGTCTTCTGGGGGCCGTGCTGGCGCTTATCGCAAAGCAGATCCTGATGAAATGGCAAAGGGGTCCGTCATGA
- a CDS encoding DMT family transporter — protein MTKNRAALELIFAGVLWGFGFVATVWALEAFTPVETLFFRFVIASVIGEFLYLIIKGPNFTSLREEIFRALPAGLLLGGMLLLQTIGLKYTTATKSGFLTSLYVILVPLFNAWFFKSSGNWKNYALTALALLGTFILVDANLSGINSGDLWTLGCSVFAAFHIIYIGKISNKVGNAFRFNNFQSAWCLLALTPLLFTQEQISWHFSDTKPLLGILCLGLGSSIIAFYLQIRTQKVLSDSTASMLFLLESPFAALFGFIILSERLSWFQISGAVIIMIASVLQILTDTASKTESPKT, from the coding sequence TTGACTAAAAATCGCGCGGCTCTGGAGCTGATCTTCGCCGGAGTCCTTTGGGGCTTCGGCTTTGTCGCCACCGTCTGGGCTCTGGAGGCCTTCACTCCGGTAGAGACCCTGTTCTTCCGCTTTGTCATCGCCTCTGTCATCGGCGAATTTTTATACCTGATCATCAAAGGCCCGAACTTCACCAGCTTGCGTGAGGAAATCTTTCGCGCCCTGCCCGCCGGCCTTCTTCTGGGCGGCATGCTGCTTTTGCAAACCATCGGATTGAAATACACCACCGCCACCAAGAGCGGATTTCTGACCAGTCTGTATGTGATTTTGGTGCCGCTGTTCAATGCGTGGTTCTTTAAATCTTCCGGCAACTGGAAGAACTATGCACTGACCGCCCTGGCCTTACTGGGAACTTTCATTCTGGTCGATGCCAATCTTTCCGGAATCAATTCGGGCGACCTGTGGACGCTGGGCTGTTCGGTGTTTGCGGCTTTTCATATTATCTATATCGGAAAGATTTCAAACAAAGTCGGCAACGCGTTTCGTTTCAACAATTTCCAGTCGGCGTGGTGCCTGCTGGCACTGACTCCGTTGCTGTTCACACAGGAACAAATCAGCTGGCATTTTTCAGACACAAAACCGCTTCTGGGGATTCTGTGTCTGGGCCTTGGGTCCAGCATCATCGCCTTTTACCTGCAGATACGCACGCAGAAGGTGCTTTCAGATTCCACTGCAAGCATGCTGTTTTTGCTGGAATCCCCGTTTGCGGCGCTTTTCGGGTTTATAATTTTAAGCGAGCGACTGAGCTGGTTCCAGATTTCGGGGGCGGTGATAATTATGATTGCCTCGGTTCTGCAGATCCTGACGGACACCGCGAGCAAAACCGAAAGCCCGAAGACCTAA
- a CDS encoding FAD-binding oxidoreductase, whose amino-acid sequence MSAARTIYHMRVEEIIDHTPTVRELVLKTETPNEFGFKAGQFVMLHVPQGEAKPALRAYSIASDDRTKNGFRLLFKFVENGLASTFVWQLKGGELLNFTGPFGKVFFQEPPTEQIVFLNTGTGLSQHLCYLLSKKEQYPNLRYRMLFGVRTEKDMYYQKEIEELQNALPDFKFEFVLSRPQDDWKGKKGYVQNFISEFDYKNIPTTFYLCGNGGMIKDVKHQLLEVDGFDKTKIWAEAFD is encoded by the coding sequence ATGTCTGCCGCTCGTACTATCTATCACATGAGAGTTGAAGAAATCATCGACCACACCCCAACGGTGCGTGAATTGGTCCTGAAGACGGAAACTCCGAATGAATTCGGCTTTAAAGCGGGCCAGTTCGTCATGCTTCACGTGCCTCAGGGCGAGGCAAAGCCCGCTTTGCGTGCTTACTCTATCGCATCTGATGACCGCACCAAAAATGGATTCCGACTGCTTTTCAAATTCGTAGAAAACGGCTTAGCCTCGACTTTCGTTTGGCAACTCAAAGGCGGCGAGCTTCTGAACTTCACCGGCCCGTTCGGTAAAGTCTTCTTCCAAGAGCCTCCAACGGAGCAAATCGTCTTCCTGAACACGGGTACCGGCTTGTCCCAACACTTGTGCTATCTGCTTTCCAAAAAAGAGCAGTACCCGAACCTTCGTTACCGCATGCTGTTTGGTGTGCGCACCGAAAAGGACATGTACTACCAAAAAGAGATCGAAGAGCTGCAAAATGCATTGCCTGACTTCAAGTTTGAATTTGTCCTGAGCCGTCCACAAGACGACTGGAAAGGCAAAAAAGGCTATGTTCAGAACTTTATCTCTGAATTTGATTACAAAAACATTCCGACGACGTTCTACCTTTGCGGTAACGGCGGCATGATCAAAGACGTGAAACACCAGCTTCTGGAAGTCGACGGCTTTGATAAAACAAAAATCTGGGCCGAGGCGTTTGACTAA
- the uvrA gene encoding excinuclease ABC subunit UvrA, with protein sequence MSHAEDGIVVKGAKEHNLKNVSVTIPRNKITVFTGLSGSGKSSLAFDTVYAEGQRRYVESLSAYARNFLEQLKKPEVDSITGLSPAIAIDQKSVSTNPRSTVGTVTEIYDYLRLLFAKLGIPECPTHHIPVSSQTPQQIIEEVFKKGVGTKFFVLAPMASGKKGEFLAEFQRWAKKGFVKAKVDGKMIELDKATKLAKTKTHDIDLVVDQLILKDSLKLRLSESINTALSMANGRVIIETLDGERTNYSLHSACPECGYSFPEIEPRLFSFNNPRGACPTCHGLGTIDLEEEEQFSDGEVGGKKLDKVVYKYKGKKTSDDEDEEGEEMVLNDCPDCHGARLKNEALNIRLGGKTIAELSDLGAIELRDWVAKLQWKSKDQLIAEKIVKQILARLDYLIRVGTGYLSLSRPSRTLSGGEAQRIRLATQVGSSLIGCLYVMDEPSIGLHPRDHHRLLDIIGELKERGNTILLVEHDEDTIRYADFVVDLGPRAGVLGGEMMAQGTPDELAANPNSLTGKYLNGEMRIPIPKERRKGNGQVVRLTGATGNNLQNVDLEIPLGTFTTVTGVSGSGKSTLIIDTLYKILAQHFYKALAQPSPYKKIEGLDKIDKVIDINQRPIGRTPRSTPATYVGLFPMIRDLFANLPDSKLRGYEPGRFSFNVKGGRCETCMGHGQIRMEMHFLSDVFVTCDTCQGRRYNRETLNIKYKSKSIADVLEMSVGEALEFFRNHTQIYRKLETLHRVGLDYMTLGQSSTTLSGGEAQRVKLSKELSRRGTGKTLYILDEPTTGLHFDDVRKLVELIQELADQGNTVLVIEHNMEVVKSSDYVIDLGPDGGKGGGQIVAAGTPEKVAKVTASETGKFLKPLLK encoded by the coding sequence ATGTCGCATGCTGAAGATGGAATCGTAGTTAAGGGTGCAAAAGAGCATAATCTGAAGAATGTCAGTGTGACTATTCCGCGCAATAAGATCACCGTATTTACGGGGTTGAGTGGCAGCGGGAAGTCGTCGCTGGCGTTTGATACCGTGTATGCTGAAGGTCAGCGTCGTTATGTGGAAAGTCTTTCTGCTTACGCGCGCAACTTCCTTGAACAGCTTAAAAAACCGGAAGTCGATTCCATCACCGGGCTTTCTCCGGCCATAGCGATTGACCAAAAATCTGTCAGCACCAATCCGCGCTCCACAGTGGGCACGGTGACCGAGATCTATGATTATCTTCGTTTGCTTTTTGCGAAGCTGGGGATTCCCGAGTGTCCGACTCACCACATTCCGGTCAGCAGCCAGACCCCGCAGCAGATCATTGAAGAGGTCTTTAAAAAAGGTGTCGGCACCAAGTTCTTTGTTCTGGCGCCGATGGCTTCCGGTAAAAAGGGTGAGTTCCTGGCGGAATTCCAACGCTGGGCTAAAAAAGGATTCGTGAAAGCCAAAGTCGACGGCAAGATGATTGAACTCGACAAGGCCACAAAACTTGCCAAGACCAAAACGCACGATATTGATCTGGTCGTGGATCAGTTGATTCTGAAGGATTCACTGAAGCTGCGCCTTTCTGAAAGCATCAATACGGCGCTTAGCATGGCCAACGGCCGCGTGATCATTGAAACCCTGGACGGCGAGCGCACGAACTATTCTTTGCACTCGGCGTGTCCAGAGTGTGGTTACAGTTTCCCCGAGATTGAACCTCGTTTGTTCAGTTTCAACAATCCGCGCGGGGCTTGCCCGACGTGCCATGGGTTGGGCACGATCGATCTGGAGGAAGAAGAGCAGTTCTCTGACGGCGAAGTCGGCGGCAAGAAACTGGATAAAGTCGTCTACAAATACAAAGGCAAAAAAACTTCGGACGATGAGGACGAAGAGGGCGAAGAGATGGTTCTGAACGACTGTCCGGATTGCCACGGCGCTCGTTTAAAAAATGAAGCTCTGAATATCCGTCTGGGTGGCAAAACCATTGCCGAGCTTTCCGACCTCGGTGCGATCGAACTGCGCGACTGGGTTGCCAAACTTCAATGGAAATCCAAAGATCAGCTGATTGCTGAAAAAATTGTAAAACAAATTCTGGCGCGTCTGGATTATCTGATTCGCGTGGGCACCGGGTATCTTTCGCTCAGTCGTCCTTCGCGCACCCTGTCCGGTGGCGAAGCCCAGCGCATTCGTCTGGCGACCCAAGTGGGATCATCCTTGATTGGCTGTCTGTATGTCATGGATGAACCAAGCATCGGCTTGCATCCGCGCGATCATCATAGACTTCTTGATATCATCGGCGAACTGAAAGAGCGTGGGAACACCATCTTGTTGGTCGAACACGACGAAGACACCATCCGTTATGCTGACTTCGTGGTCGATCTGGGACCTCGTGCCGGGGTTCTGGGTGGCGAGATGATGGCGCAAGGGACTCCGGATGAGCTGGCGGCCAACCCGAATTCTTTGACCGGAAAATATCTGAACGGTGAAATGCGCATTCCGATCCCGAAAGAACGCCGTAAAGGCAACGGGCAGGTTGTGCGTTTGACCGGAGCCACCGGGAACAACCTGCAAAACGTCGATCTGGAAATCCCACTGGGGACTTTCACCACCGTGACCGGAGTTTCGGGTTCTGGAAAAAGCACCCTGATCATCGATACACTTTACAAGATTTTAGCGCAGCACTTTTATAAGGCTTTGGCGCAACCTTCGCCTTACAAGAAAATTGAAGGCCTGGATAAGATCGACAAGGTCATCGATATCAATCAAAGACCGATCGGGCGCACACCGCGCTCGACACCGGCAACCTATGTCGGATTGTTCCCGATGATTAGGGATTTATTCGCGAATCTGCCGGATTCGAAACTGCGCGGTTACGAGCCGGGGCGTTTCAGTTTTAACGTCAAGGGTGGGCGCTGTGAAACCTGTATGGGCCACGGGCAGATCCGTATGGAGATGCACTTCTTAAGTGACGTCTTCGTGACCTGCGACACCTGTCAGGGCCGTCGTTACAACCGCGAGACTTTGAATATCAAGTACAAATCCAAATCCATCGCGGACGTTCTGGAAATGAGCGTGGGCGAGGCCTTGGAATTCTTCCGCAACCACACTCAGATTTACCGCAAGCTTGAAACCCTGCACCGGGTGGGGCTTGATTACATGACCCTGGGGCAAAGCTCGACAACCCTGTCGGGTGGTGAAGCCCAGCGCGTGAAGCTTTCCAAAGAGCTTTCCCGCCGTGGCACCGGTAAGACGCTTTACATTTTGGACGAACCGACCACGGGTTTGCATTTCGATGACGTCCGCAAACTGGTCGAACTGATTCAGGAACTGGCTGATCAAGGGAACACCGTGCTGGTCATTGAGCACAACATGGAAGTCGTCAAATCGTCGGACTATGTGATTGATCTGGGGCCGGACGGCGGCAAAGGTGGAGGTCAGATCGTGGCCGCCGGAACACCTGAAAAAGTGGCCAAGGTCACTGCCAGTGAAACGGGCAAATTCCTGAAGCCCTTATTAAAATAA
- a CDS encoding DUF475 domain-containing protein has translation MKYFTGSFVFTFFGLIASYFVGHFYGGTVAAGFQALFIATILAILEISLSFDNAIVNAVVLKEMTPVWRHRFLTWGMLIAVFGMRLVFPLLIVTFMADVNPWEALVIAATKPDDYAKMMLDAHLQVAAFGGSFLLMVALKYFYDGSKDLHWIPFIEKPTRYIGSKVEAIEVCLTLIILILITHFLKSHEQLPFLMAGMAGLITYVIVDGIGSWLEASDDQIKDVHKASAGMFLYLEVLDASFSFDGVVGAFAITHNLFIIMIGLSIGAFFVRSLTIMFVEKEALTKFAFLEHGAFYAIGLLAMIMLADPFLHIPEWFTGLSGGVIILTSFIWSLKKGDVQASH, from the coding sequence ATGAAATACTTTACAGGTTCCTTTGTCTTTACCTTCTTTGGTTTGATCGCCTCGTACTTTGTGGGTCATTTTTATGGCGGCACAGTCGCGGCGGGTTTTCAGGCTTTGTTTATCGCTACGATTCTGGCGATTCTTGAAATCTCTTTGTCTTTCGATAATGCCATCGTGAATGCCGTGGTTTTGAAAGAGATGACTCCGGTTTGGCGTCATCGCTTCCTGACGTGGGGTATGTTGATCGCGGTCTTCGGGATGCGTTTGGTGTTCCCGTTGTTGATCGTGACCTTCATGGCTGACGTCAACCCTTGGGAAGCTCTGGTGATCGCGGCGACCAAGCCGGATGATTACGCCAAGATGATGCTGGATGCTCACTTGCAAGTGGCCGCCTTCGGTGGAAGCTTCCTGTTGATGGTGGCACTGAAGTACTTCTATGACGGCAGCAAAGATCTGCACTGGATCCCGTTCATCGAAAAGCCAACTCGCTACATCGGCAGCAAAGTGGAAGCGATCGAAGTGTGCTTGACCTTGATCATTCTGATCCTGATCACGCACTTCCTGAAAAGCCACGAGCAGCTTCCGTTCCTGATGGCCGGTATGGCGGGCCTGATCACTTATGTGATCGTGGATGGCATCGGTTCGTGGTTGGAAGCGTCTGATGATCAAATCAAAGACGTGCACAAAGCCAGCGCCGGTATGTTCCTGTATCTGGAAGTTCTGGATGCGTCCTTCAGCTTTGACGGTGTTGTGGGCGCGTTTGCGATCACGCACAATCTGTTCATTATCATGATCGGTCTAAGCATCGGGGCGTTCTTCGTGCGTAGCTTGACTATCATGTTCGTGGAAAAAGAAGCCCTGACCAAGTTCGCGTTCCTGGAGCACGGGGCCTTCTATGCGATTGGTTTGCTGGCGATGATCATGCTGGCGGATCCGTTCCTGCATATCCCAGAGTGGTTCACCGGTTTGAGCGGTGGGGTGATCATCCTGACATCCTTCATCTGGTCCCTGAAAAAGGGCGATGTTCAAGCTTCCCACTAA